The sequence GTGTACACATTTACTCCTCCAAAAGCTCCAACAGTAGCACATCATGCTCCACCAGTGTACACTTATGTCACTGCTCCACATGTTTCCAAGGCTCAGGAGTTTCACCGCCAAGATGTTAATCActatgttgaaattgaaaatgataCAAAATCAATTGATGCTGAGATGATGAATAGAAAGATGAAAAGCTTAGAGGATGCTATGAGAGGTCTTCGTGGGTTCGATAATAGACAAAGTGTTAGATATGAAGAGTTGTGCACATTCCCTGAGGTTGAGCTTCCACTCGGTTACAAGATTCCAAAGTTTGAAAAGTTCAGTGGATCAGGAAATCCTTTCTTTCACTTGAAAATTTACTGTGAAAAGTTGATTGGCGTTGGAAACAACGAAGGGATAAGAATTAAGCTTTTCAATCAAAGTCTGACTGGAAAAGCCTTGGAGTGGTACTCAAAGCAAGATGTGACTAAATGGCGTACTTGGGATGATCTAGCAAATGCTTTTGTAGATCACTATAAGTTTCATGTTGAAATCGCTCCTGATAGGATCTCTATTACCAAGCTAAAACCAAAGTCAACTGAATGTTTTCGAGAATATGCCATTCGTTGGAGAGAAGAAGCTGCTAGGGTGCATCCACCTATGGAGGAATCAGAAATGATCACCTACTTCATTCAAGCTCAAGACTCAGAATATTATGAGCGAATGGTGACAATGGGTGGAAAGACATTTGCTGAAGTTATCAAGGCTGGAGAAATGATTGAAGACGGTCTCAAGACTGGCCGAATAGCGAGTTACACCTCATCTCAGTTTGCTAACAGGGCTTATCAAACTAGTtcatttggaaagaaaaaggagaaagaggttATGATGTTAACAGCTCGAGGAGCTACCTCATATAACCGTCAACCACCTCCAAGCTATCCTGGTTCACAATACTATGTTTGCAACAATCAATCAACATTTCGTCCTCCACGACCAATGCAAAATCATCGAAACGAGGCACCTCGTCCCAATTTTGAGAGAAAGCCTCCCCGAGTCTTCACTCCATTGTGTGAGACACGGACTCAACTTTTTGAGAGATTGAAAGAGGCAGGAATATTGCATCCAGTGGAAGCTAAGACTGTGAATACTGCAGCCGAGTGGTATGACCCAAACAAACGGTGTGCTTATCATTCAGGAGTTGTTGGACATGACACAGAGAAATGTATCACcctcaaacacaaaattcaagaTCTGATTGACAACGAGGTGGTAAAACTTGCTCAAGCTCCACCGAATGTGAACACCAATCCACTACCCAAGCATAAGGAGTAGTTATTGGCATAACCAATTGAGAGAAGAAGCAAGTTTCCTGAGAGTCGCACTTTTGGCATCTTTTAGTCTTGCATTTGGAGTTTGTTGTTTCATTTCCATGTAATCGCATTTTTATCACTTTGTTTCCTTTGTTATCGTTTGTTGGGATTTTATTTGTAAGCATCTTTcatttgtaatgaactacgtctgacctgaattttcaagaatgagatacgtaggcggcctatgtcggcttcggtcacccctttatccctttttaatgtttccatgtaatgaactacgtctgacctgaattctcaagaatgagatacgtaggcggcctatgtcggcttCGGTCACCCATTTATccctttttaatgtttcatTGGttggaactacgtttgacctgattcctactcaacgggatacgtaggcgccaaaAGCGGCTCGGTCATATTCCCCGTAAGATTTTCATTTCCCTTTATAATGaaactggggcagaattttgagaggatctcaaaatTCGTTGGAAGAGGAAATTTTTCCAACAAGTTTGAATCAGAGATTGCTTCAAAGTtgcaactggggcagaatttttgagattcactcaaaaattcaaccaaaaacTACAGAAAGTTCAAAAGTTATATTATGTTTTAAACCGTGGCAAAATTTTTGAGAAGGTCCTCAAAAACTCCATCATGCGACAATTCAAGACTTGTAATCCAGAAGGCAAAGGAGCATCAGGATGGCAAGGCAAAGCCAACATGAATCAGTCTCTCGAAACTAAGAATTTTTCTTTGGATGCAGGAACTACGGAGTTACAAGGCATCATTAGACCCACAACAGCCTCATTATAACTCAGATGATTTCTGCTCTTACTCATCTACTAAAATTTTCCTTTCACTCTATTATGACTTATACATTCTCAATTTTACAGATGGAATAGCTTGGCATAATGGCGAAGACCATAAGACGTTATTCAGGCCAATATAAGCTGAAAAACTTCATCGTTAACTTATCTTTTGTTATATCATTTactttgataattttattttgttactaaCTCACGACTGAGTTTTGCAGGTATCATTACCAGAATTGAAGgcaaaatttcaaaagatcTTCTGAAATTTTGAATGATCAAATCATTTATTCACCAGAAAAACGACAGGAGCCAACCTTCTTCAAATTTCTTGCCTTTATGTGGAAAATCTTTCGTTCTCTTTAATTTTCGATAAGCTTCAGGGACGACAATGTTTTAATGACAACCAGAGATGTTATCGGCTTCACAAACCACAAGGAGCTGATCAAATTGTTATGTTATAACCTTACTccttattttgaaatttgttcTTCATTATTAAGGTATATTATTGgagcgtcacttccttcaacgtgacatgttaaattattattggagagtcacttccttcaacgtgacacgttaaattattattggagcgtcacttccttcaacgtgacacgttatattattattggagagtcacttccttcaacgtgacacgttaaattattattggagagtcacttccttcaacgtgacacgttaaattattattggagcgtcacttccttcaacgtgacacgtTGTTTTATTATTGGAgtgtcacttccttcaacgtgacacgttatattattattggagCGTCACTTCCTTCAGCGTGACACATTATATTATTGGAgagtcacttccttcaacgtgacaagttaaattattattggagcgtcactttcttcaacgtgacacgttaaattattattggagcgtcacttccttcaacgtgacacgttatattattggagcgtcacttccttcaacgtgacacgttaaattattattggagcgtcacttccttcaacgtgacacgttaaattattattggagcGTCATTTCCCTCAAAGTGACACGTTATTATTTATTTGGGACGTTACCACCCTTAAACACAAGGTTGTATTATATTAGGATGTCACATCCCTAAAAAGTGACACGTTGGGACATCGCCCCCTAAAAAGTGACACGTTATGTGATGTTATCGAATCATCACATCGTTCAAATCGACATACCATTTTGGATCACCACTTCCTTCAAGAGAAATACACTTGAAATTGGATCGTCATCTCCTTCAGTATGACATGTTAAACCAGGTTTGcataaattatatttgtatttatattacaTTTTCTACTGACGATTTTCTCCAGATTTTGAAACACACGAAGTGGACTACGTCATAATAGGACGCaacacaacgtggaacttttcttagcagcgaactgggacatagtccagaGAGGAatatcaaactcttaggacgcgagttAAGGaacgacttccaccacaatcaaaccacctACATGTCTTCAGACATGGGAGTATTTTCTTGGGTTTAATAGTTTCAGTTTCGCCTTCAGTGAAAATTTCAACTCTCACCGAAGGCAAATTCTCAAATTCGAGTGACAATACACCTAGAGCTTTGGAAGTTATGTCAATATAAGTTCTTACATATGGGTGTGAAGGGCCCCACATTCATAAGTAAGATATTTTCAAGCCTTTTTTCCATGCTCAATTAATTTGTCACTCATCCTTAAGCTAAAGTTTGTTTCCACATAAGAGATTTCCTTTTTAACCgattgagtcgaactacaaacAGTCTGATTCCCAAACTTTAGGGATATGTAAGCGGACTAAATGTTGAAAACTTGACTGTACTCCGACAATTCTGTCACCACTCCATTCTCGAGCTTTTCGGTCTCTCCATACTTCGACACCAAAATAGCTTTTGCATTCTTCTAAATTGTACGTTAAATCTAGGAAGCTCAATACCAGAGTTCGGACATAATTCCTCATAAATCCTTACCATTAACCATTCCAAAGAGATGAATTAGTGGTCGGACAAAATTGGACTTGTCAAATTCATTTGCCTCGGATCTCTTTCATCCATCCCAGCCAAACGAGGGGCAGttgttgacatccaattttgaccctccacgatttaattaattttcaagcttcttcaattttaaataattttgaaataattgatgTTGCAAatctaaaatactttaaattattttcgaGGCGCCTTTTGCCATTTTTCATATAGATTATATAGCTTTatacttaataaatatatataactttcaatttgaataaatatttagatAGTCGTTTTCAGTGAAAATagagttttaattaaatatgcaTTTTATTTCCTTTAGAATGATTAATtcacaatttaataaaaatctttcttttcgaaatagttattttgtattgttgAAGTTAAGAAGTTTGAGTAATTAATTGAGTTTATAATTTGTCTCATTTCCATTTTatcaaatttgaattaattgaagtcgatttgaatttgatgaaaataaaccATGAACCAGATCCCTTTGGCCCTTTTAATTTCCTACAAGTTCAAGcccaaattaaatcaataaaccAGCCCACACCCTAGATTATTccactttttgtttttcttcctaATTGTCTATACCTCACGCGCCCACACTTTCTTTTTCCCAGAAAGAACAGACACAACTCCCCTACGCAACCCTCATCCcacttctttctttcttcttcttcttcagcgAAAGCAACTAGAACGAGCCCTAATTCCCAGTTTCATCTGTCgttttcctcttttttccttCGATTCGTACTCTCCGCGTGCATAGCACGAGCTCAAAGACGCCTCAAGCTTCCAGCATTACTTTCCTCAACGGAAATATCcttcaaattttgatattctttttcaatttcgtTTCAAATTCGTACGATTCCAACTCACTAGAGCTTTATCCAttaggtttttttaaaaaaaaaaaaaatttgctcCTCCCACATCGTTTCTTCATCATAAATTTGAGAGATTTTGGGGTCCTATAAATAGCCCCCTCTCTTCACTGTTCAGGGGAGGATTTTTGGAGACAAAAGAGTACCCTAAAAATTTTGGGAATTCTTGTTTccatagttttaaaattttgtggttTTTTTGTGGTTATTCGAATTTAGAGAGGTGGTGGAATTGTCTCCATCAAACTCGTCGTCCAGTTCGCTGCCCGGAAAGAGGTAAATTCTTTTTTAGCTTTGTTTAATTCCTAGTTCTTTGTGTTCTGTCGTTGTATTGTTAGCTTGGTGTGTATTCTTAGCTTTGTTTTAGTCTCCAAGAGATTAGTTACTATTAGAATTAACtgtttatcttatttatttgttgttgttgttgtgttgttattTCTGAATATATTTTCCAGTAAATTTATATAACTATGTATTTGTTCatttaattgttttctttctcGACTTGTCCAACATAAGTAAACTTGAATTTTGGCATGTCTGTTCTATACTTCTGTTTTGCTTCTAGGAGTAGTATGTTGGATTCTCTTTGGTCATGCTCAATATGAAGATTGCATTTTAGATTGGATTAATAGCTTTGGTCATCCGGGAAAGACACACTTTCAAGCTCAAAGTAGATTTATTGTTGTGATCTGGTTACTGcctcttttaaaatattttccatttctttGAATTGTTGGAATTTGTTAAACTTTCCTAGTAACTCATGTTGTATGAACTCATGTTTCAAATTTAGTTGTTCCCCTCATTTTCTATGTGCTGAAGTGTCTTAAAATAGTTACATAAATATATGTGTGTGTTTAGTATTCTTGGTCTTCTTAAATGGTTACCTTAATTCTTCCTAAGGTTTTGTCAAGCCTTATAGTAAATATTCAATTGTCTCTTTCCTTATCTACATTCTGATCCTCTTTTCGTTCAAAAATATGACTGGAATTTATGGTTGTGTTATTTCTTGGTTTGAATGTGAAAGAAATATGTTAGGAGTGGAAATTAATTGTCTTCCTTTGTTTCTGTTGGTTTCCTCCTTCGTTTCACATATTTAGCTCGCATTATTATGTGTTGTTTGTATTTGTTTACATGTCAAATTAATGTTAGCCCCTTTTGTTAATTTGTTGATCTCTATTTCCATATTTCTTCTGCGCATGAATTCTCCAAATTTTCTTGCTCCTTGGCTgctttattttcagtttttgatGTAAAGTCTtagatgaattttgatattgttGTGTCCTAATATAGTAGTCATTATAAGTTTTTCATCCTAtcataaattcaatataaatgaAGAGCATATGCCTTGAATTTTTACTCAATTGTTCTGCCGATTATTTTACTTAGAAGTTAAACCGGTTTGTCATTAAAATTTAGCTTTGCCTTTGTTTATATGTGCATTTGTTACATGAATATTTTGAGATGCAGTTTTTTAAGCTAATTCTTTAGTTGTCATTTTTTAGCATTCATCGTGTGCAAATATCGAAATAAATGTGTGACCGTCTCCCAAACTTTTAATCTATTTTATTCCTTTTACCATATGGTACCAAAGGGCTGATTGTTGTTTAAATGATCCTTATGACGTGATCGGAtattatgatttctttattcaCTATGAGAAGTACATGTTggtcattaaatatttttaattctcATTGGCTTTTAGTTATAATCTTATTTTCCTCATGATTAATTCCAACATGTTAAGGCAGTTAGCACTTTGGTAATAATGAGTTTGTTGTTTAAATTGTGGTGAAGGACGAATTGTTGAATTGATTATCCTTGAGTTTTGTATCTTAGCTTATTAAAGAATTTGTTCGTTTACTAATCCTTTTTTCCTCATTCTCTTTGCATGAACTCACCCGTTCGAGTCCATTCGAACTTTCCACTCCCTTGCATTCTCTTCTTTTTGAGTCAAACCTTCGCCAAGTTACGAAAGGGAAGCCGATATATTGGGTTGAGACCCCAAAACCAGCAGCAACAGCAGCTCAAAAGAGCTGAAACGAAAGGGTTTTTCCGTTCAAATTGGCCGAAATTTGAACAGCATTAACGAGGCCGAGTTGCAGCAGTTTCAAAGGGCTGAAAATAGCATTTTTTGGACTTAAAAGTTCGGAAATAGCGCTAGCAACAGCAGCCTCAAAAGGCAGAAAAAAGAGATGCAGCAAGTGGACTTAAAGTTGTCTTAATTCTATTAGCACTTCGTCGCTTATCATATTGTGATGTTGTGATATTTGCTTTTAACTTCtaacatttattttatcaatttagaTGAATCCTTGGGGTGACATGTTTatttaagttttcaaatttcgAAACTCATTTCAAGTTGGCTAATTTAAGCTTTATAGAATGACTTGAGAACCTTTTATGTTCTTTCATAGTTATTGAAAAGCTTTGAATCCATGTTTACGAGTTtgaactaacatatttagttCAGATTTTTAAATAGgataaagttgttaagtttctaaaaaataaattagttgtcTTTTAGTTTAACTTAGGGCTTTGTATGAATGACTTAAGGATTTTCTATATCCTTTTGTAGTTGTCAAACAAGGTCCTTTAATACATGTTTAGGAGTTTGAATTAATCGTTGATTCAA comes from Solanum stenotomum isolate F172 unplaced genomic scaffold, ASM1918654v1 scaffold34392, whole genome shotgun sequence and encodes:
- the LOC125852375 gene encoding uncharacterized protein LOC125852375 encodes the protein MDSTINTVASSEIIPTPSVAANPSASVATESPMEVIARLERQIGELNLLVAHFQAASQNLPPDARQKGHMPPSFPTSSELNQGEHFTTFQPAQSASLTHSTQDTPLVYTFTPPKAPTVAHHAPPVYTYVTAPHVSKAQEFHRQDVNHYVEIENDTKSIDAEMMNRKMKSLEDAMRGLRGFDNRQSVRYEELCTFPEVELPLGYKIPKFEKFSGSGNPFFHLKIYCEKLIGVGNNEGIRIKLFNQSLTGKALEWYSKQDVTKWRTWDDLANAFVDHYKFHVEIAPDRISITKLKPKSTECFREYAIRWREEAARVHPPMEESEMITYFIQAQDSEYYERMVTMGGKTFAEVIKAGEMIEDGLKTGRIASYTSSQFANRAYQTSSFGKKKEKEVMMLTARGATSYNRQPPPSYPGSQYYVCNNQSTFRPPRPMQNHRNEAPRPNFERKPPRVFTPLCETRTQLFERLKEAGILHPVEAKTVNTAAEWYDPNKRCAYHSGVVGHDTEKCITLKHKIQDLIDNEVVKLAQAPPNVNTNPLPKHKE